Proteins encoded by one window of Lathyrus oleraceus cultivar Zhongwan6 chromosome 1, CAAS_Psat_ZW6_1.0, whole genome shotgun sequence:
- the LOC127103267 gene encoding uncharacterized protein LOC127103267, which yields MEEKEMTKVFLKTLDTFYYERMIASAPTDFTDMVNMGVRLEEAVREGRLVREGSSSSSGAKRYGGFMKKKEQETNAVSYNHPRRINYPYHSQHQHIAAVTPVITSAPIQVQYPQQRTKRFQQNTQYQQQHQPQQHQHQLQQRPPQQQRRTNFDAIPMSYAELYPALITKNLVQPRPRPPVPEVLPWWYKPEVSCPFHQNAPGHDLDNCFALKLEVQKLTRAGILTFKNMGPNVKDNPMPSHGPSSVNNIEVCLNEQRVTKIEEIQQSLVEIHSVLCAHGLFQHDHQICGTCSVNSRGCRKIQDDLQGVLDQGLIQISRQVSFPESQEQEVNVIIPCFNIPEKVEIAYHPREPVVIFPPGPMPYTSDKAVPYRYATTIIENGKEVEIKTLASVTNIAANSRMTRSGRVFAPPVIPSRNVENDPVVVVPVTREAEGEALLKVLDQAFVEQDITAEQFNNVVGSITSCNGLGFCDEELPEEGKNHNFALHISANFQGDSLSNILIDTGSSLNVMPKSTLLKLKYKGGRMRHSGIIVKAFDGSRKTVIGEVDLPIGIGPHVFQINFQVMDIVPAYSCLLGRPWIHEAGAITSTLHQKLKFVKNGQIVTVNGEQAMLISHLSSFSVIEVDETAVQTPFQALTIDDYKKSEGSIASFKDAQQIAKTRPTEMWGKVIELPENVNHAGLGFVDGKQVQTSVVRPFKDIFHSGGFINMVAVEEDTFEKKTEDEGPRFVTPGCEPRWVYVVKRDIQKMMDENVIHIQQSRDIDDVNVTVPVFKTPQRVTRSCRVFGPVFPKEVENVVTSKKAEIPVANPVSTSVCRSGGEKAILVSHLSSFSYVEAEEVVGTPLQAFSIAEEKKLGEPMSSLKDAQKVIEAGNID from the exons atggaagaaaaggagatgacgaAAGTGTTCTTAAAGACTCTTGATACTttttattacgagaggatgattgCAAGCGCTCCTACAGACTTTACTGACATGGTAAACATGGGAGTCCGTTTAGAGGAAGCAGTTCGAGAAGGACGTCTAGTTAGAGAAGGAAGTTCATCTTCAAGCGGGGCAAAGAGGTACGGCGGTTTTATGAAAAAGAAGGAACAAGAAACTAATGCTGTGTCCTATAATCATCCAAGAAGGATCAATTATCCTTACCATTCCCAACACCAACATATAGCAGCCGTGACTCCAGTAATCACTTCCGCTCCAATTCAAGTCCAATACCCTCAGCAGCGTACCAAGCGCTTCCAACAGAAtactcagtatcagcaacaacatcaacctcaacaacatcaacatcagtTACAACAACGTCCACCACAGCAACAAAGAAGAACCAATTTTGATGCAATTCCAatgtcatatgcagaattgtatccagCTTTGATCACTAAAAACCTTGTGCAACCACGACCACGACCTCCTGTACCAGAAGTTCTACcttggtggtacaagccagaggTATCTTGTCCCTTTCATCAGAATGCTCCAGGTCATGACTTAGACAACTGTTTTGCTTTAAAGTTGGAAGTACAGAAGTTGACAAGAGCAGGTATCCTGACCTTCAAGAACATGGGTCCCAATGTGAAGGACAATCCAATGCCAAGTCATGGTCCTTCATCAGTGAATAATATAGAAGTTTGTCTCAATGAACAACGTGTTACGAAGATAGAGGAGATTCAGCAGTCTTTGGTTGAAATTCATTCTGTTTTATGTGCTCATGGTCTATTCCAACATGACCACCAGATATGTGGTACATGTTCAGTCAATTCAAGAGGTTGTAGAAAGATTCAAGATGATTTGCAAGGCGTCCTTGATCAGGGTTTGATTCAGATTTCTAGACAAGTGAGTTTTCCAGAATCACAAGAACAAGAGGTGAATGTCATCATTCCTTGCTTCAACATTCCAGAGAAAGTAGAGATAGCTTATCATCCGAGGGAGCCAGTGGTGATTTTCCCTCCGGGCCCAATGCCTTACACTTCAGATAAAGCGGTCCCCTACCGCTATGCAACAACTATTATTGAGAACGGTAAAGAGGTCGAGATTAAAACCTTAGCCTCAGTTACCAATATCGCAGCAAATAGCCGAATGACGCGCAGTGGCCGCGTGTTCGCTCCGCCGGTTATCCCAAGTAGAAATGTTGAGAATGATCCAGTAGTCGTGGTACCAGTGACAAGAGAAGCAGAAGG AGAAGCACTACTGAAGGTGCTTGATCAAGCCTTTGTAGAACAGGATATAACAGCAGAGCAGTTCAACAATGTTGTAGGAAGCATCACTTCATGCAATGGCTTAggcttttgtgatgaagaactgCCAGAAGAAGGAAAGAATCACAACTTCGCTCTCCATATCTCAGCCAATTTTCAAGGGGATTCTTTGTCTAATATCCTAATTGACACCGGTTCATCTCTGAATGTCATGCCCAAGTCTACCTTGTTGAAGCTAAAGTATAAAGGGGGGCGAATGCGGCACAGTGGAATTATTGTGAAAGCGTTCGATGGATCAAGAAAAACAGTCATTGGAGAAGTTGATTTGCCTATTGGTATTGGACCACACGTATTCCAGATCAatttccaggttatggacataGTGCCAGCTTATAGCTGTCTGCTCGGAcgcccatggattcatgaggcgggTGCCATTACATCCACGttacaccaaaagttaaagtttgtcaagaatgggcAAATAGTGACGGTTAATGGGGAGCAGGCTATGCTGATTAGCCACCTTTCATCGTTTAGTGTGATAGAAGTAGACGAGACGGCTGTTCAAACTCCATTTCAGGCCCTGACCATCGATGATTACAAGAAAAGTGAAGGTTCAATCGCGTCATTCAAAGACGCCCAGCAGATTGCCAAGACACGTCCTACAGAAATGTGGGGCAAGGTGATAGAGTTGCCAGAAAACGTTAACCATGCAGGATTAGGCTTTGTTGATGGAAAACAAGTGCAGACTTCAGTGGTGCGACCTTTCAAAGATATCTTTCACAGCGGTGGGTTTATCAACATGGTAGCAGTTGAAGAGGATACTTTTGAGAAAAAGACAGAAGACGAAGGCCCCAGATTTGTGACACCagga TGTGAGCCCCGGTGGGTGTATGTTGTTAAGAGGGATATCCAGAAGatgatggatgagaatgtaatccataTTCAACAGTCGAgagatatagatgatgtgaatgtaacCGTGCCTGTGTTTAAGACCCCTCAACGG GTGACCCGTAGTTGTCGTGTGTTTGGCCCGGTTTTCCCGAAAGAGGTAGAAAATGTTGTAAcaagtaagaaggcagagattccagTAGCGAATCCAGTTAGTACTTCAGTGTGTCGGTCTG GTGGAGAGAAGGCAATATTGGTAAGCCATTTATCATCTTTTTCATATGTTGAAGCCGAGGAGGTGGTTGGAACTCCGCTCCAAGCCTTttctattgctgaagaaaagaaaCTCGGGGaacccatgtcttctttaaaagatgcacaaaaggtTATTGAGGCTGGCAACATTGATTAG